A genome region from SAR324 cluster bacterium includes the following:
- a CDS encoding flavin reductase family protein has translation MNFDTKLLRQAFGQFATGIAVVTVQTQTGKKLGLTINSFSSVSLDPPLLLFSLDKKSRVFDAFLKASAIGISVLNEHQQSVSDNFAKQHETGLENSFSLKTGAPLLMESLANFDCEVRFHYEGGDHIIFVGEIIDFKKNEGKPLLYFSGKYHTI, from the coding sequence ATGAACTTTGATACCAAATTATTACGTCAGGCATTTGGCCAGTTTGCCACAGGGATTGCGGTAGTCACCGTCCAGACTCAAACCGGGAAAAAACTGGGATTGACCATCAATTCCTTCAGTTCAGTGTCGCTGGATCCGCCATTGCTGTTATTCAGCCTCGATAAAAAATCACGGGTATTTGATGCTTTTCTCAAGGCTTCGGCAATTGGAATCAGTGTGCTGAATGAACATCAGCAGTCTGTTTCAGACAATTTTGCCAAACAACATGAAACAGGCTTGGAGAATAGTTTTTCTCTAAAGACAGGTGCGCCTTTACTGATGGAATCTCTGGCAAATTTTGATTGCGAAGTACGTTTTCATTATGAAGGCGGCGATCATATTATTTTTGTTGGGGAAATTATTGATTTCAAAAAAAACGAAGGCAAACCGCTACTGTACTTTTCCGGAAAATATCACACGATTTAA
- a CDS encoding adenosylhomocysteinase, translating to MSDYKVADIALADLGRKKITIAETEMPGLMALREEFGTIKPLKGAKIAGSLHMTVETAVLIETLTTLGAEVRWSSCNIFSTQDEAAAAIATTGVPVFAWKGETEEEYWWCIEQTIRWPDGSSPNMLLDDGGDLTLYVHQKYPEMLKGIRGVSEETTTGVHRLYQMTEKGELKIPAYNVNDSVTKSKFDNLYGCRESLLDGIKRATDVMIAGKVAVVVGYGDVGKGCAQSLRGQGARVIITEIDPICALQAAMEGYQILTMDEAASLGDIFVTASGCCDVITRKHLDLMKDQAIVCNIGHFDLEIDIASIAKDPSIKKMNIKPQVDQFTWSNGKRLIVLAEGRLVNLGCATGHPAFVMSNSFCNQVMAQLAIWENYKNLENKVYVLPKHLDEKVARLHLKKLGVKLDVLTKKQSDYLNIPVEGPFKPDHYRY from the coding sequence ATGTCTGATTACAAAGTCGCTGACATTGCACTGGCTGATCTGGGACGGAAAAAAATCACAATCGCTGAAACAGAAATGCCGGGTTTGATGGCTCTCAGGGAAGAATTTGGCACTATCAAGCCGCTTAAAGGCGCAAAAATCGCTGGTTCGTTGCACATGACTGTTGAAACAGCGGTATTGATTGAAACCCTGACCACCTTAGGGGCTGAAGTTCGCTGGTCTTCCTGTAATATTTTTTCAACCCAGGATGAAGCCGCCGCAGCGATTGCCACAACGGGAGTTCCCGTGTTCGCATGGAAGGGTGAAACCGAAGAGGAGTACTGGTGGTGTATTGAACAAACAATCAGATGGCCTGATGGCAGCAGTCCAAACATGTTGCTGGATGACGGCGGTGACCTGACACTTTATGTTCATCAAAAATATCCTGAAATGCTCAAAGGCATTCGTGGTGTTTCTGAAGAAACGACGACAGGTGTTCACAGGTTATATCAAATGACAGAAAAAGGTGAATTGAAAATTCCTGCCTATAACGTCAATGACTCTGTGACCAAAAGCAAATTTGACAACCTGTATGGCTGTCGGGAATCTTTGCTGGATGGAATCAAACGGGCTACGGATGTCATGATTGCCGGCAAAGTTGCCGTAGTCGTTGGTTATGGCGATGTTGGTAAAGGTTGCGCGCAATCTCTTCGGGGACAAGGTGCCCGTGTGATCATCACGGAAATTGACCCCATCTGCGCACTACAGGCCGCTATGGAAGGCTATCAGATTCTGACCATGGATGAAGCAGCGTCTCTGGGAGATATTTTTGTAACAGCGTCCGGATGCTGTGATGTGATCACCCGGAAACATCTGGATTTGATGAAGGATCAGGCGATTGTCTGCAATATTGGCCACTTCGATCTGGAAATTGATATTGCGTCCATCGCAAAAGATCCTTCCATTAAAAAAATGAACATCAAACCTCAGGTGGATCAGTTCACATGGTCCAACGGAAAACGCCTGATTGTTCTTGCTGAAGGACGACTCGTGAATCTTGGGTGCGCAACGGGACATCCAGCGTTTGTGATGTCAAACAGTTTTTGTAATCAGGTCATGGCTCAGCTTGCAATCTGGGAAAATTACAAAAATCTGGAAAATAAAGTCTATGTGCTGCCTAAACATCTCGATGAGAAGGTTGCTCGTTTGCACTTGAAAAAACTTGGTGTGAAACTGGATGTACTGACGAAAAAACAGTCAGATTACCTCAATATTCCTGTAGAAGGACCTTTCAAACCAGATCACTATCGCTATTAA
- a CDS encoding HD domain-containing protein gives MTSEKLFDAVEFATRAHRGQFRKTLPSPYILHPLRVGHWLIRYQLPEDVVVAGILHDVVEDTPFTLSEIEQRFGVPVAQMVREVSEPDKTLSWEDRKRHTLEAIATLPLESLCIICADKLDNMLSLAEEQEFQGNSFWDVFNRPYDQQHWYYHNLRQTLSVRLERSSFAELFHRLNNEIFRVFP, from the coding sequence ATGACTTCAGAAAAACTGTTTGACGCTGTTGAATTTGCCACCCGAGCCCATCGGGGGCAATTTCGAAAAACCCTGCCCTCGCCTTATATTCTGCACCCGTTGAGAGTCGGGCACTGGCTGATTCGTTATCAGTTGCCGGAAGATGTTGTTGTAGCCGGCATTCTGCATGATGTGGTGGAAGATACCCCGTTCACTCTGAGCGAGATCGAACAACGCTTTGGCGTCCCTGTCGCGCAAATGGTTCGTGAGGTTTCCGAACCGGATAAAACGCTTTCCTGGGAAGACCGGAAACGCCATACCCTTGAAGCCATCGCCACTCTCCCCCTCGAATCTCTATGCATTATTTGCGCTGATAAACTTGATAACATGCTCTCACTTGCCGAGGAGCAGGAGTTTCAGGGCAATTCATTCTGGGATGTGTTCAATCGACCTTATGACCAACAACACTGGTATTATCACAATCTCCGGCAGACCTTATCGGTTCGGTTGGAGCGTTCATCCTTCGCCGAATTATTTCATCGGCTCAACAATGAAATTTTTCGAGTCTTCCCCTGA
- a CDS encoding SpoIIE family protein phosphatase, translating to MVTESSLEHLGFRVLSVLWEGQFTTVFHARDEREGSSGQTVVIKIAELSYNDSYGSDIIRHEAEMLSNFKHDAIVTPIEFLEKSPYVALIFDYFRGKSLREALSKLGRYDDVDAFYQVATQLLKGLSQAHHQQFLHLDIKPENILFEDENYSRARLADWGIATPYQENMVSGAGFTMEYASPEQTGFLKRSLDYTTDIYSLGVTFYEMLVGNNPFKMESDLGTIHRHVSYTPPSLLEVRGNIPPMLDLLIFKMLEKETTRRYQSCDAILHDLSKLRKNPEETFELGELDQARILKYPSQLAGRQLLMEKLLSLFSTNAPSPRLIAFAGESGMGKSSVTEWLAQQINKNSGFILKIEFPENERLAPFYGFLQIAEKWLEHALEKGPEYLENMAQRLKMNLGPDLGVLIQAYPAFQKMFTGPVSPIVTLPPEQERFRVLKVWNLFLSSLSTREAQIVLWFENLNLADVSTLETLFDVLQSHDSPILERPCILATLGSQLPTPEVLASWWPQYVDSPDSHIMVQMLEPLDNKVISQIIEDAAVFSPSDLQALKEKLIPLSRGNPLFIKILLERMLKERILSFDLATQSWTLNSDKLRHFSVPENLLGTLVSHLEELEMKDRDILGMCALWRIPFTAEDIAEVFLLDVSEVLHAISEGQYYQILASEQHLFQFAHQNVRQSLIQSLPEPKTRQWNMLIVRHCWSQPDNMDPYLIIHYLEKADTSQLPGDKVIQSYLHAGDKASGMYANAEALRFYQTAWTLLQEGSTAENDPAIVKSLLLNMAEMEVRLKLPENAQIHYEELLKTSTDSMEQASWFARLSFGYLIANNAATAAEFAKKAIRSYGVFFPSPKWIIPALIVEVLRFIVVNVFLPRSLRLKMKKKRREHLLKVCDNSSDFIMPIYFVDVIQCVYFIIKLMNLAAFLPDGKERAKALGYSVSILSAMGLLEKGLKLVDWCAEFMRSADETSNYLLYRSMLSTSCLIPGGMDQESEIRLSQAFEYYRQYQLPDMSNCAALWFTSRVRQARFLEHQDILEQCMTVLKKGDQDEGKDQIINTITSLKLKCQTMLEPVPPEKVVEQVAAIPKPDPANAIDCAAFYSMAGFILSCQSQHLEALKYYDEWYKVEFLKHNELSVRMYFVFIYGISLCRVLEQDDLENSQRKNLRKRLKKVYALCKKMGKLYPGFHPLWLTFQGVHWGLKGNLKKADTLFLESIEESATKDFRFYEIFSKAQWGETHWKFKTAIARRLLLECVQRADELKLTGYATVIRAILGGKWRSPQGHGEERREYSRTTFKTKHATHATSQLGSTSSSEITLYLKLNEVLEMTQKLSKMTNSKDLIHEFLQATCRLSGATIAYIFRNTSDNALELEAFQGVEISELPDNLMELPYMHSNILNNARFKETLCVWERETRTREKFQGSLLATPVSYQSNVLGYLYLVHPTLENIFDRDIQGVVASLASSAAVALENSMLVEDLEQRVAERTHALEQINHVMEEELQTAGVMQQGLIPDKCPEIAGAHFVHLWTPCHQTGGDWMDYLVDRAGRLVIVQADVTGHGVGAALVTSAFAAAFQNFQEKWFSTHADLFEPSDILTELNSTCYHVGRGVRLATAAALCIDLKHYELTISRASHNHPMLLRPSMPKGYKMLLTASGLTLGKEAEAQYTTERIELEPGDRLLVYTDGLHESTNARGREYGIKKVGQFLSECHTSRNVHQALQALVEDVDQYRQDVPYGDDVTLILGEIE from the coding sequence ATGGTTACTGAATCATCACTGGAACACTTGGGATTCCGTGTTTTATCTGTCTTGTGGGAAGGCCAGTTCACCACCGTTTTTCATGCGAGAGATGAACGTGAAGGCTCCTCCGGACAAACTGTGGTCATTAAAATCGCGGAACTCTCTTACAATGATTCCTATGGTTCAGACATCATCAGACATGAAGCGGAAATGCTTTCCAATTTTAAGCATGACGCCATTGTCACCCCCATTGAATTTCTGGAAAAATCACCGTATGTCGCTTTGATTTTTGATTATTTTCGTGGGAAATCACTCCGTGAGGCACTTTCAAAACTGGGGCGGTATGACGATGTTGACGCTTTTTATCAGGTTGCGACTCAACTCCTGAAGGGACTGTCTCAGGCTCATCATCAACAATTCCTGCATCTTGATATCAAACCTGAAAATATTCTGTTTGAAGATGAAAATTATTCACGGGCCCGTCTTGCGGATTGGGGCATCGCGACCCCCTATCAGGAAAACATGGTGTCAGGCGCAGGCTTCACCATGGAATATGCTTCGCCAGAGCAAACGGGTTTCCTGAAACGATCGCTGGATTACACAACGGATATCTATTCGCTGGGTGTCACTTTCTATGAAATGCTGGTCGGCAACAACCCCTTCAAAATGGAAAGTGATCTCGGCACAATCCATCGCCATGTTTCCTACACGCCGCCATCGCTGTTGGAAGTCAGGGGAAATATTCCGCCGATGCTCGATCTCCTGATTTTTAAAATGCTGGAAAAAGAAACAACCCGGCGATATCAATCCTGTGACGCTATTTTGCATGACCTGTCCAAACTCAGAAAAAATCCTGAAGAGACCTTTGAATTGGGTGAATTGGATCAGGCCCGCATTCTCAAATATCCTTCACAACTGGCAGGTCGTCAGTTGCTTATGGAAAAACTCCTTTCCCTTTTTTCCACAAATGCGCCCAGTCCCAGACTGATCGCCTTTGCCGGAGAATCAGGTATGGGGAAAAGCTCTGTTACAGAGTGGCTTGCACAGCAGATTAATAAAAATTCCGGATTTATTCTCAAAATTGAATTTCCGGAAAATGAAAGACTGGCACCATTTTACGGTTTTCTTCAAATCGCTGAAAAATGGCTGGAGCATGCACTGGAGAAGGGACCCGAATATCTTGAAAACATGGCTCAACGTTTGAAAATGAACCTCGGACCCGATCTGGGCGTTCTTATTCAGGCATATCCCGCATTTCAGAAAATGTTCACTGGCCCTGTTTCCCCGATTGTCACGTTGCCACCAGAGCAGGAACGATTCAGGGTTCTCAAGGTCTGGAATCTTTTTTTGAGTTCGCTGTCCACCCGGGAAGCGCAAATTGTGCTATGGTTTGAAAATCTGAATCTGGCCGACGTGTCCACGTTGGAGACCCTGTTTGATGTGCTTCAGAGCCATGATTCGCCAATCCTTGAACGGCCCTGCATCCTGGCAACCCTTGGCTCACAGTTGCCGACTCCTGAGGTTTTGGCATCATGGTGGCCACAGTATGTTGACAGTCCGGACTCACACATCATGGTTCAGATGCTCGAACCGCTGGATAACAAGGTGATCTCACAAATCATTGAAGATGCCGCTGTTTTTAGTCCGTCTGATTTGCAGGCACTCAAGGAAAAACTCATACCGCTGTCGAGGGGCAATCCTCTGTTCATCAAAATTTTGCTGGAACGGATGCTGAAGGAACGAATTCTTTCCTTCGATCTGGCCACGCAGTCCTGGACATTGAATAGTGACAAATTGCGGCATTTCTCTGTTCCTGAAAATCTTCTGGGTACCCTGGTATCCCACCTTGAAGAACTGGAAATGAAAGACCGCGACATTCTTGGCATGTGCGCCCTGTGGCGGATCCCCTTTACTGCTGAAGATATTGCTGAGGTTTTTCTGCTTGATGTGAGTGAGGTCCTCCATGCTATTTCTGAAGGTCAGTACTATCAAATTCTGGCGTCAGAACAACATCTGTTTCAGTTCGCGCACCAAAATGTACGCCAGTCCTTGATTCAATCATTGCCAGAGCCCAAGACACGTCAATGGAATATGCTGATTGTTCGTCACTGCTGGAGTCAACCGGATAATATGGATCCCTACCTGATCATTCATTATCTGGAAAAAGCGGATACGTCACAACTGCCCGGTGACAAAGTGATTCAAAGTTATCTGCATGCCGGTGACAAAGCTTCGGGCATGTATGCCAACGCGGAAGCCCTCCGTTTTTATCAAACCGCCTGGACGCTGTTGCAGGAAGGCTCGACAGCAGAAAACGATCCCGCCATTGTTAAATCATTGTTGCTGAATATGGCGGAAATGGAAGTGCGCCTCAAATTGCCTGAAAACGCACAGATTCATTATGAAGAATTACTGAAAACATCTACTGATTCCATGGAACAGGCCAGTTGGTTTGCCAGACTTTCCTTTGGCTACCTGATTGCCAACAATGCGGCGACCGCCGCTGAATTTGCCAAAAAAGCCATCCGGAGTTACGGGGTATTTTTCCCTTCTCCCAAATGGATTATTCCAGCACTGATTGTGGAAGTACTCCGTTTTATCGTGGTGAATGTTTTTTTACCACGGTCTCTCCGGCTCAAAATGAAAAAGAAACGCCGGGAACATCTGCTGAAAGTCTGTGACAATTCCAGTGATTTCATCATGCCAATCTATTTTGTGGACGTCATTCAGTGTGTTTATTTTATCATAAAGCTGATGAATCTGGCGGCCTTTTTACCGGATGGAAAAGAACGAGCCAAAGCGTTGGGGTATTCCGTCTCCATTCTGAGTGCGATGGGGTTGTTGGAAAAAGGTCTCAAGTTGGTGGATTGGTGTGCGGAATTCATGCGGTCTGCCGATGAAACCAGCAATTATCTACTTTACAGGAGCATGCTCAGCACCTCTTGTCTCATTCCGGGCGGTATGGACCAGGAAAGTGAAATCCGGTTGTCCCAGGCCTTTGAATATTATCGGCAATATCAATTGCCGGATATGAGCAATTGCGCGGCTCTATGGTTTACCAGCCGCGTGAGGCAAGCACGATTTCTCGAGCATCAGGACATTCTTGAACAATGCATGACGGTTCTGAAAAAAGGGGATCAGGATGAGGGGAAGGATCAAATCATCAACACCATTACCAGTCTGAAACTCAAATGTCAGACCATGCTGGAGCCGGTGCCTCCGGAAAAGGTGGTTGAACAGGTGGCGGCAATTCCAAAACCAGATCCGGCCAATGCCATTGACTGTGCGGCGTTTTACAGCATGGCAGGGTTTATTCTGTCCTGCCAGAGTCAGCATCTGGAAGCACTGAAGTATTATGATGAATGGTATAAGGTCGAATTTCTGAAACACAATGAACTGTCCGTGCGCATGTATTTTGTGTTTATTTATGGAATCAGTCTGTGTCGTGTTCTTGAGCAAGATGATCTGGAAAATTCACAACGCAAAAATTTAAGGAAACGCCTTAAAAAAGTATATGCACTCTGTAAAAAAATGGGGAAACTTTATCCCGGATTTCATCCCCTGTGGCTTACATTTCAAGGGGTACATTGGGGCTTAAAAGGCAATCTGAAAAAAGCCGACACGTTGTTTTTAGAGTCCATTGAAGAGTCCGCTACCAAAGATTTCAGGTTTTATGAAATTTTCAGTAAAGCCCAATGGGGGGAAACGCACTGGAAATTCAAGACCGCCATTGCCAGACGATTACTGCTGGAATGCGTTCAACGTGCCGATGAACTCAAGCTGACAGGGTATGCCACCGTCATTCGAGCCATTCTTGGTGGTAAATGGCGGTCGCCTCAGGGACATGGCGAGGAACGCCGTGAATATTCACGCACCACTTTCAAAACCAAACATGCCACTCATGCGACAAGTCAGTTGGGAAGCACGTCTTCTTCAGAAATCACGCTCTATCTCAAACTGAATGAAGTTCTGGAAATGACCCAGAAATTGAGCAAAATGACCAATTCCAAAGACTTGATTCATGAATTTCTTCAGGCTACCTGTCGATTGAGCGGAGCCACCATTGCCTATATTTTCAGAAACACAAGCGATAACGCGCTTGAACTGGAAGCTTTTCAGGGGGTTGAAATCAGCGAGTTGCCTGACAATTTGATGGAACTGCCCTACATGCATTCCAACATCCTGAATAATGCCCGCTTCAAGGAAACCCTGTGTGTCTGGGAACGTGAAACACGTACCAGAGAAAAATTTCAGGGATCTCTCCTGGCAACGCCCGTCAGTTATCAGAGCAATGTGCTGGGCTATCTGTATCTGGTTCACCCCACTCTCGAAAATATCTTCGATCGTGATATTCAGGGCGTTGTCGCATCGCTGGCGTCTTCTGCCGCGGTCGCACTGGAAAATTCAATGCTGGTCGAAGATCTGGAGCAGAGGGTGGCTGAACGAACACATGCGCTGGAGCAGATCAATCATGTCATGGAAGAAGAACTCCAGACCGCAGGCGTCATGCAGCAAGGTCTGATTCCTGACAAATGCCCTGAAATCGCGGGTGCTCATTTTGTTCATCTATGGACGCCGTGCCATCAAACCGGGGGTGACTGGATGGATTATCTGGTTGATCGCGCAGGACGACTGGTCATTGTTCAGGCTGATGTGACTGGGCATGGCGTTGGAGCCGCACTGGTCACTTCAGCATTTGCCGCCGCATTTCAGAATTTTCAGGAAAAATGGTTTTCTACCCATGCGGATCTGTTTGAGCCCTCTGATATTCTAACCGAGCTGAATTCAACCTGTTATCATGTGGGCCGTGGAGTCCGCCTGGCAACAGCCGCGGCGCTGTGCATTGATCTGAAACACTATGAACTGACCATTTCCCGTGCGTCACATAATCATCCAATGTTGCTCAGACCCTCCATGCCCAAAGGGTACAAAATGTTATTGACCGCCTCTGGACTGACACTGGGCAAGGAAGCAGAAGCCCAATACACGACAGAACGCATCGAACTGGAACCCGGAGATCGTCTTCTGGTTTATACCGATGGACTGCATGAGTCCACCAATGCGAGAGGCCGGGAATATGGAATAAAAAAAGTTGGACAGTTCCTGTCAGAATGCCATACTTCACGCAACGTTCATCAGGCTTTACAGGCACTGGTAGAGGATGTGGATCAATATCGTCAGGATGTTCCTTATGGGGATGATGTCACCCTGATTTTGGGCGAAATTGAATAA
- a CDS encoding LPS-assembly protein LptD gives MTSNPPSSQAFNAPNIKDSQQPETLPCASATRIYWQDAPMNRLKAFLQIYRFGLFVAIFLCLHASLGFAQTPPQTASRDSRKLEETFEFPQFKIRTSSYYHNQDGDSFVYQNAKIEWEDMVLEGDEVRVNRKQGMIIATGFVHFTDNDVIATVDRFEMDLKTREVLMYNAVVYDFKNSAYLTAEKIRRIDRNYFQALNCGITTCDPESPVWRVTSSEINYYMENFSAASGAKLYIRDVPVFYFPYVFWPTVTKRQSGMLSPGYSLISSSDKAYKLGYVVDMPYFWAIDQDQDLTTTFQWIELRGKGLQLEYNYAFRENMFGMLRYRRIDEDRLSVDEDRRLTLDLPRFKYEFFHNQTVIDNSTRMIISTTGYSDGQYKREYDRTDSSLRARDTTLSLTRQYEQGNASLVFNPYSLFEAESWENRKLQDSALQQLPQFTFNVSGNPWDELSLTLETSGSTTRYYREIGRGGVRTIATPKIRYQFPFFEYFKANLGYGKRFSFYDVDHPQSSFAIDIEVLDAEINTALERIFEVDEGNYSRFKHIITPRIMYTQVADVHQEQSIAVSFDGEDSVKSQQLITYRIENVLLAKKRLIERAITLNESGYLQLRKFNLKPQMLHRIRPMVGQEFSAEIEFLNELDRITDGELSEAQKEEILAVAQRGVLRSTLHKTGRATYESPSWVFATFSLTQRYDKLKDDIHQTFRGPVELNSETDPGEPLLPLILEWGLNPGPAFSWNFMLRYHHQLSRIIESKADFQVSIDRNTSNINFHNNESTFRTPDGFLHQNTSTLSFNNSFAATDELSVGFYGKLNLSADDRSFERRLVEDSFSTTYRSNCYALQLSLRENVTKVQEEAPEGVTPKEREVVDRTVYFTVTFGPSALPTIQANETYVREHPPL, from the coding sequence TTGACTTCTAACCCTCCTTCCTCTCAAGCGTTCAATGCCCCGAATATCAAGGATTCCCAGCAACCAGAAACATTACCCTGTGCTTCGGCTACCCGGATTTATTGGCAGGACGCACCCATGAACAGGTTGAAGGCTTTCCTCCAGATTTATCGGTTTGGCTTATTTGTCGCAATCTTCCTATGCTTGCATGCCTCCTTGGGTTTTGCTCAGACGCCCCCTCAAACCGCCTCCAGGGACTCCCGAAAACTAGAGGAAACATTTGAATTCCCTCAGTTCAAGATCCGCACAAGTTCTTATTACCACAATCAGGATGGAGATTCCTTTGTGTATCAGAACGCGAAAATCGAATGGGAAGATATGGTGCTGGAAGGCGATGAAGTTCGGGTTAACCGAAAACAGGGAATGATCATCGCCACAGGCTTTGTGCACTTTACCGACAATGATGTCATTGCCACAGTGGACCGCTTTGAAATGGATCTCAAGACCCGTGAAGTGCTGATGTACAATGCGGTGGTCTATGATTTTAAAAACAGTGCTTACCTCACCGCTGAAAAAATCCGCAGAATCGATCGTAATTATTTTCAGGCCCTGAATTGTGGCATCACGACTTGTGATCCGGAGTCACCGGTCTGGAGAGTCACCAGTTCAGAAATTAATTATTACATGGAAAATTTTTCAGCGGCCTCCGGCGCCAAACTTTATATCCGTGATGTTCCAGTATTCTATTTCCCTTATGTATTTTGGCCGACAGTCACAAAACGCCAGAGTGGAATGCTGTCCCCGGGCTACAGTCTGATCTCCAGCAGTGACAAAGCTTACAAACTCGGGTATGTGGTGGATATGCCCTATTTCTGGGCCATCGACCAGGATCAGGATCTGACCACCACTTTTCAATGGATTGAACTTCGTGGAAAAGGTCTGCAACTGGAATACAACTATGCCTTTCGGGAGAATATGTTTGGCATGCTGCGTTATCGCAGAATTGATGAAGACCGGCTGAGTGTGGACGAAGACAGGCGCTTGACGCTGGATCTCCCACGCTTCAAGTATGAATTTTTTCATAACCAAACGGTGATCGACAACTCCACGCGGATGATTATTTCCACAACAGGATACAGTGACGGGCAGTATAAACGGGAATATGACCGCACAGACTCGTCCTTACGTGCCCGTGATACGACCTTATCTCTTACCCGGCAATATGAACAGGGAAATGCCTCGCTGGTGTTTAATCCTTATTCCCTGTTTGAGGCAGAATCCTGGGAAAACAGAAAGCTTCAGGATTCAGCTCTGCAACAATTGCCTCAATTTACCTTCAATGTGAGTGGCAATCCCTGGGATGAGCTGTCCCTGACACTTGAAACATCGGGCAGCACTACCCGTTATTACAGAGAAATCGGCAGGGGCGGTGTGCGTACAATTGCCACTCCGAAAATCAGGTATCAATTTCCGTTTTTTGAATATTTCAAAGCGAACCTGGGATATGGCAAGCGGTTTTCTTTTTATGATGTCGATCATCCACAGTCCTCATTTGCCATTGATATTGAAGTGCTGGACGCGGAAATCAATACAGCGCTGGAGCGTATATTTGAAGTGGATGAAGGCAATTACAGCCGTTTCAAACACATCATAACGCCCAGAATCATGTACACTCAGGTAGCGGATGTTCATCAGGAACAAAGCATTGCAGTCAGTTTTGACGGGGAGGATTCTGTCAAGTCACAGCAATTGATCACTTACCGTATTGAGAACGTGCTGTTGGCCAAAAAAAGACTGATCGAACGGGCCATCACCCTCAATGAATCCGGCTATCTTCAATTGCGAAAATTTAACCTGAAACCCCAGATGTTGCACCGCATCCGCCCCATGGTGGGACAGGAATTTTCCGCCGAAATTGAATTTCTGAATGAACTGGATCGTATTACTGACGGAGAACTCAGCGAGGCGCAAAAAGAAGAAATCCTGGCGGTTGCTCAGCGTGGAGTTTTAAGAAGTACCTTGCACAAAACCGGACGTGCCACCTATGAAAGTCCCAGTTGGGTTTTTGCGACATTCAGCCTGACTCAGCGCTATGATAAACTCAAGGACGATATTCATCAAACGTTTCGGGGGCCCGTTGAACTGAATTCCGAGACAGACCCCGGTGAACCATTGTTGCCCTTGATACTGGAATGGGGACTCAACCCGGGACCGGCGTTTTCATGGAATTTTATGTTGCGCTACCACCATCAGCTTTCCAGGATCATTGAATCCAAGGCTGATTTTCAAGTCAGCATTGATCGAAATACCTCCAATATCAATTTTCACAACAATGAAAGTACCTTCCGGACTCCTGATGGTTTTTTACATCAAAACACTTCCACTTTATCTTTCAATAATTCGTTTGCCGCCACCGATGAACTGAGCGTGGGGTTTTATGGGAAATTGAATCTGAGTGCGGATGATCGCAGTTTCGAACGCAGGCTTGTGGAGGATTCTTTTTCCACCACATATCGGTCCAATTGTTATGCACTGCAACTGAGTCTCAGGGAAAATGTGACTAAAGTTCAGGAGGAAGCTCCGGAAGGTGTGACACCAAAAGAACGGGAAGTCGTAGATCGCACTGTGTATTTTACTGTCACCTTTGGCCCCTCCGCTCTGCCAACAATACAGGCCAATGAAACGTATGTCCGTGAACATCCTCCCTTGTAA